From a single Gimesia fumaroli genomic region:
- a CDS encoding PAS domain-containing protein → MERPAPTGFERTFDDDDIIVSKTDLKGLITYANHTFIEVAGYTEEELLGKPHNLIRHPDMPRCVFKLLWDTIESGNEIFAYVVNLCKNGDHYWVLAHVTPSFDYSGKIIGYHSSRRVPDRTAVSKVEALYQSLKRIEDSSSDWRMGMQQATAALVSQLEEAGIQYDEYVFAL, encoded by the coding sequence ATGGAACGCCCCGCTCCCACCGGTTTTGAGAGAACGTTTGACGATGACGACATCATTGTCAGTAAAACGGATTTGAAGGGCCTGATTACCTATGCAAATCACACGTTTATTGAAGTCGCTGGTTACACTGAAGAAGAGTTGCTGGGAAAGCCTCACAATTTGATTCGGCATCCGGATATGCCGCGTTGCGTGTTCAAATTGCTCTGGGATACCATCGAATCAGGAAATGAGATTTTTGCGTATGTCGTTAATCTTTGTAAAAACGGTGACCATTACTGGGTGCTGGCACATGTGACCCCCAGCTTTGACTATTCCGGGAAGATCATTGGATATCATTCCAGCCGACGCGTTCCCGACCGGACGGCTGTTTCAAAAGTAGAAGCGCTTTATCAATCCCTCAAACGCATTGAAGATTCCAGCTCTGACTGGCGTATGGGAATGCAGCAGGCAACAGCTGCTCTGGTATCCCAATTGGAAGAAGCGGGAATTCAATACGACGAATATGTGTTTGCCCTCTAG
- the purM gene encoding phosphoribosylformylglycinamidine cyclo-ligase, giving the protein MTKATYKDAGVDLDLYQKAMSSIHPLVAKTHAAQKSRVMDLPGGFAGLFRLNNPGSGAAARNYEDPVMVSGTDGVGTKIKVAIEAESYNTIGIDLVAMCVNDCLCLGAEPLFFLDYIALGKDDPERLVELMEGVTKGCVLSKAALLGGETAIMPDLYGDGDFDMAGFCVGVVERNQILDGHAIQAGDVVLGLESSGFHSNGYSLIRKVVFEMAGLGIDDPIEELNQRTVGSLLLEPTRIYAGAIETISQNYPDQIIFSGLAHITGGGLVENVERILPPNRRIEMKKSSWEVPAAFKWLQALGNIDEDEMFRVFNMGIGMVAIVRAEQASEVQEKLQSIQCPAHVLGKVTEGDKEVTLV; this is encoded by the coding sequence ATGACCAAAGCGACTTATAAAGATGCCGGCGTTGATCTGGATCTCTATCAGAAAGCGATGTCTTCCATTCATCCTTTAGTAGCGAAAACGCATGCTGCTCAAAAATCGCGTGTGATGGATTTACCGGGAGGTTTTGCCGGACTGTTTCGTTTGAATAATCCGGGATCAGGAGCAGCTGCACGGAATTATGAAGATCCGGTCATGGTTTCCGGAACTGATGGTGTGGGAACCAAGATCAAGGTGGCAATTGAAGCGGAATCCTATAATACAATCGGCATCGACCTGGTTGCGATGTGCGTGAATGATTGCCTGTGCCTGGGAGCGGAACCACTGTTCTTTCTGGATTACATCGCGCTGGGAAAAGATGATCCGGAACGACTGGTTGAGTTGATGGAAGGTGTCACGAAAGGCTGTGTCCTCTCCAAGGCTGCTCTGCTGGGAGGAGAGACCGCCATTATGCCTGATTTATACGGCGATGGCGACTTTGACATGGCCGGGTTTTGCGTTGGTGTGGTCGAGCGGAATCAGATCCTGGATGGCCATGCGATTCAGGCCGGTGATGTTGTGCTGGGGCTGGAGTCGAGTGGATTTCATTCTAATGGTTACAGCCTGATTCGTAAGGTTGTGTTTGAAATGGCGGGTCTGGGAATTGATGATCCGATTGAAGAACTGAACCAGCGAACTGTCGGAAGTCTGTTATTAGAGCCAACTCGCATCTACGCCGGCGCGATCGAAACGATTTCCCAAAATTATCCTGATCAAATCATCTTTAGCGGTCTGGCCCATATCACCGGTGGAGGGCTGGTTGAAAACGTCGAACGCATTCTGCCGCCGAACCGACGTATCGAGATGAAAAAGTCATCCTGGGAGGTGCCTGCAGCCTTTAAGTGGTTACAAGCTCTGGGCAATATTGACGAAGATGAGATGTTCCGCGTCTTCAACATGGGAATCGGGATGGTTGCCATCGTGCGAGCGGAACAAGCCAGTGAAGTCCAGGAGAAACTGCAATCCATCCAGTGCCCTGCACACGTGCTCGGTAAAGTGACTGAGGGGGATAAAGAAGTGACTCTGGTCTGA
- a CDS encoding acyltransferase family protein, whose protein sequence is MTDTASPAPAEKIRKRIVSLDQFRGYTVAGMFLVNYMGFFVVCPVVLKHHNTYCSYADTIMPHFMFAVGFAFRLTFGRRVQTEGAVSAYMRVVRRLLGLVLVSLIIYRVSPIAKTWSELQSIGMWDAISGPLKRNWFQTLMHIAVTSLWIVPVIRTRASIRIAYMVFSAAAHVVLSYYFYFTWVNSPPNGIDGGPLGFLTWSIPAIIGTLACDWIVEAEGLPRIKPFLFWSAVLMLLGWGISCGTRFYDVPVADQTNPEIQTHKLAPHPVIPDAAQIKAKQGEPFTAYLAEPPFVKPPAQEQRQWNYWMMSQRAGTISYLVFSAGLSLFVYLLFHLACDRGNWHLPLFRTLGTNALVAYILHDLVMESVKPFATKDCPAWYAWGSFILFFWITWLLVRHLEKNNIHLKL, encoded by the coding sequence ATGACAGACACCGCTTCCCCTGCACCGGCTGAGAAGATCAGGAAACGTATTGTCTCCCTGGACCAGTTTCGCGGTTACACGGTCGCCGGCATGTTTCTTGTCAACTACATGGGTTTCTTTGTTGTCTGCCCGGTCGTGCTGAAGCATCACAATACCTACTGCAGTTATGCTGACACGATCATGCCGCACTTTATGTTCGCGGTCGGCTTTGCCTTTCGGCTGACCTTTGGACGACGGGTGCAAACCGAAGGCGCTGTCTCAGCATATATGCGCGTGGTCCGACGATTACTGGGACTGGTACTCGTCTCCTTAATCATCTATCGCGTTTCTCCGATTGCCAAAACATGGAGCGAACTCCAGTCCATCGGCATGTGGGATGCCATCTCAGGTCCGCTCAAACGAAACTGGTTTCAAACGCTGATGCACATCGCGGTCACCTCACTCTGGATCGTACCCGTCATTCGCACGCGGGCCAGTATCCGGATTGCATATATGGTTTTCTCTGCGGCTGCGCATGTGGTGCTGTCTTATTACTTTTACTTTACCTGGGTCAATTCCCCGCCGAACGGCATCGATGGCGGACCACTCGGTTTTCTGACCTGGAGCATTCCCGCTATCATCGGCACCCTCGCCTGCGACTGGATCGTGGAAGCGGAAGGTTTGCCGCGCATCAAACCATTTCTGTTCTGGTCGGCGGTATTGATGCTGCTGGGCTGGGGCATTTCATGCGGCACACGCTTTTATGATGTTCCGGTCGCAGATCAGACCAATCCAGAGATACAAACACACAAGCTCGCCCCCCACCCTGTGATTCCCGATGCAGCACAAATCAAAGCCAAACAGGGAGAACCATTCACGGCGTATCTGGCTGAACCGCCATTCGTCAAACCTCCGGCACAAGAGCAACGACAATGGAACTACTGGATGATGAGTCAGCGGGCAGGCACCATATCCTACCTGGTCTTTTCTGCGGGCCTGTCTCTGTTTGTTTATCTGCTGTTCCATCTGGCCTGCGATCGAGGCAACTGGCATCTGCCCCTGTTTCGAACACTGGGTACGAACGCGCTGGTCGCTTATATTCTACACGACCTCGTGATGGAATCCGTTAAGCCGTTTGCAACAAAAGACTGCCCCGCATGGTATGCCTGGGGCAGCTTCATTCTGTTCTTCTGGATTACCTGGCTGCTGGTTCGCCATCTGGAAAAGAACAACATCCACTTGAAGCTCTGA
- a CDS encoding XylR family transcriptional regulator yields the protein MKQRPSIALLIESSNSYARGLLRGVMSYIHEHHPWSIYLPEHGRGSVPVNWLNSWHGDGIIARIENEKIAEAVVNSGVPAVDVSAARLAPSLPWVETDDRAIASLAAQHLVERGFQHYAFCGDDRFNWSRWREDHFQSCIKDAGFTCHIYPQAKGRKKTIPWEQEQKRLSEWIRQLPKPVGIMACYDIKAQQLLDVCRTINVSVPEEVAIIGVDNDEILCNLSEPPLSSVIPNTRLTGYEAAALLDRMIAGQTVSSECHLIKPLGIETRQSTDIQAIDDKFISDAVCFIRQYACDGINVQDVLKSVPLSRRVLESRFQKFIGRSPHEEIMRIRLDRVKQLLEETDLSLIEIAERTGFRHPEYLNVAFKKQTGITPGTFRREQKQTR from the coding sequence ATGAAACAACGCCCCTCGATCGCACTCCTGATAGAATCGTCGAATTCCTACGCACGGGGGTTATTACGCGGCGTGATGTCCTATATCCACGAACATCATCCCTGGTCGATTTATCTGCCCGAACATGGCAGAGGCTCCGTGCCCGTCAACTGGCTCAACAGCTGGCACGGCGACGGAATTATCGCCCGCATTGAAAATGAAAAAATCGCCGAAGCCGTCGTCAACAGTGGCGTGCCCGCCGTGGATGTGAGTGCCGCCCGCCTCGCGCCGTCTCTACCCTGGGTCGAAACCGATGATCGCGCGATTGCCTCCCTGGCGGCGCAACACTTAGTCGAACGTGGCTTCCAGCATTATGCCTTTTGTGGTGACGACCGTTTCAACTGGTCCCGCTGGCGCGAAGACCATTTTCAATCCTGTATCAAAGACGCAGGCTTCACCTGTCATATTTATCCTCAAGCAAAGGGACGCAAAAAAACGATCCCCTGGGAACAGGAACAGAAACGGCTTTCTGAATGGATTCGTCAGCTCCCCAAACCAGTTGGCATCATGGCCTGTTATGACATCAAAGCGCAACAGCTGCTCGACGTTTGTCGTACCATCAATGTTTCTGTCCCCGAAGAAGTCGCCATCATCGGGGTCGATAACGACGAGATCCTCTGCAATCTTTCCGAACCACCTCTCTCCAGTGTCATTCCCAATACACGACTCACCGGTTACGAAGCAGCCGCCCTCTTAGACCGAATGATCGCCGGCCAGACTGTCTCTTCAGAATGCCATCTTATCAAACCGCTGGGTATCGAAACGCGTCAATCCACCGACATCCAGGCCATTGATGACAAATTCATTTCCGACGCCGTCTGCTTTATCCGTCAGTATGCCTGTGATGGCATCAATGTGCAGGATGTACTCAAATCGGTTCCCCTCTCCCGTCGCGTACTTGAGAGCCGCTTTCAAAAATTTATCGGCCGCTCTCCTCACGAAGAAATCATGCGAATTCGTCTCGATCGAGTTAAACAACTACTTGAAGAGACCGATCTCTCTCTGATCGAAATTGCAGAACGGACCGGATTTCGCCATCCCGAATATCTGAATGTCGCGTTTAAAAAACAGACCGGTATCACCCCCGGCACATTCCGTCGCGAGCAGAAACAGACTCGTTGA
- a CDS encoding Gfo/Idh/MocA family protein: MSEKKINVALVGLGFGAEFIPIYQAHPNANMYAICQRSEEHLNKIGNTFNIEKRYTSYDELLADPDVDAVHINTPIPDHAPQSIKALKAGKHVACTVPMATTVEECEQIVNTVKETGLKYMMMETVVYSREFLFIKEMYDKGELGKIQYMQASHPQDMEGWPEYWERMIPMHYATHVVSPVLGMVNGRAEYVSCFGSGTVNDDIAEKSGNKFAVETCHIKIKDSDIAAHIWRFLFDTARQYRESVDVYGTKKSFEWPLIEGENPVLHTAKKPEPEIPERVEVPDYAHLLPPEIQKFTRAIHDADHLSFLQGAGHGGSHPHLVNAFLKSLVIDSEPWPNAPLSANWTSVGILAHESAVAGGELKKLPEFTLE, translated from the coding sequence ATGAGTGAGAAAAAAATCAATGTCGCGCTTGTCGGGCTCGGTTTCGGGGCAGAATTCATTCCCATTTACCAGGCACATCCCAACGCCAATATGTATGCCATCTGTCAGCGGTCCGAGGAGCATCTGAATAAAATCGGCAATACATTTAATATAGAGAAACGTTATACGTCTTACGATGAATTGCTGGCTGATCCGGATGTGGATGCCGTCCACATTAATACGCCGATTCCCGATCATGCGCCTCAGTCGATCAAAGCGTTGAAAGCGGGAAAGCATGTTGCCTGTACGGTGCCGATGGCGACGACCGTGGAAGAGTGCGAGCAGATTGTGAACACGGTCAAAGAGACCGGTTTGAAATACATGATGATGGAGACCGTGGTTTACAGCCGCGAGTTTTTATTCATCAAGGAGATGTATGACAAAGGGGAACTTGGCAAGATTCAATACATGCAAGCCAGTCACCCGCAAGACATGGAAGGTTGGCCGGAATACTGGGAACGTATGATTCCGATGCACTACGCGACGCATGTGGTGAGCCCTGTGTTAGGGATGGTCAATGGTCGCGCCGAGTATGTCAGCTGTTTTGGTTCCGGTACAGTGAATGACGACATCGCCGAGAAGTCGGGCAACAAGTTTGCGGTTGAAACCTGTCATATCAAAATCAAAGATTCTGATATCGCGGCTCACATTTGGCGGTTCCTGTTTGACACAGCACGACAGTATCGGGAATCGGTCGACGTGTATGGCACGAAAAAATCGTTTGAGTGGCCTTTAATTGAAGGGGAAAACCCGGTTCTGCATACCGCCAAGAAGCCAGAACCTGAAATTCCGGAGCGTGTGGAAGTGCCCGACTATGCTCATTTATTGCCACCGGAAATTCAGAAATTTACGCGGGCAATTCACGATGCCGACCATCTTTCCTTCTTACAAGGGGCAGGGCACGGAGGTTCGCATCCGCATCTGGTGAATGCGTTTCTGAAATCACTGGTAATAGACAGTGAACCCTGGCCGAACGCTCCTTTGTCAGCCAACTGGACCAGCGTCGGCATTCTGGCACATGAATCCGCGGTGGCGGGGGGGGAACTGAAAAAACTGCCTGAGTTTACGCTGGAATAA
- a CDS encoding methyl-accepting chemotaxis protein — protein sequence MLELETAKPNTADSKPSDSISAEERVELERYRHWIKKLADVCEAAARGNLEARLLNVDIDGDMERAIRSVNSLLDYTDAFVRESKASLTAAANGKFYRKVLLKGMRGSFKQASEVINSAGEKMKHQSEEIEEAESKRLEMADDFEKQVQGISTIVSAAATQLHATVQSLTAVTERASRETSDSVEFVNQTSQNVDVVAESTVQLNQSIQQIDSRVKESTEIVQQAVNESEHAKEFMSGLVEATNDIGSVAKMIADIAKQTNLLALNATIEAARAGEAGAGFAVVASEVKNLAQDTAKATNQITDQIRIIQDVVNDAVSNISTVSNTIRKVDEISESISSSISEQSESIATIHQNVEDAAEKTVQTKESIQRVAVTADETSHSTRDLLAAANDISQQSESLNSAVNQFLATIRSS from the coding sequence ATGTTAGAACTGGAAACAGCGAAACCGAATACTGCAGACAGCAAGCCAAGTGATTCAATCTCTGCAGAGGAACGCGTTGAGTTGGAGCGTTATCGGCACTGGATCAAAAAATTAGCGGATGTCTGTGAAGCTGCTGCGCGGGGAAATCTGGAAGCACGGCTATTGAACGTTGACATTGATGGCGACATGGAGCGTGCGATTCGTTCTGTGAATAGTCTCCTGGATTATACCGATGCATTTGTGAGAGAGTCAAAAGCATCATTGACAGCTGCAGCCAATGGAAAGTTTTATCGCAAGGTTCTGTTGAAAGGGATGCGGGGAAGTTTCAAGCAGGCTTCCGAAGTGATTAATTCTGCTGGTGAGAAAATGAAGCACCAGTCGGAAGAGATCGAAGAGGCAGAGAGCAAGCGTCTGGAAATGGCGGATGATTTTGAAAAACAAGTCCAGGGGATTTCCACAATTGTTTCCGCAGCAGCCACACAACTGCATGCCACGGTACAATCACTGACAGCAGTAACGGAAAGAGCCAGCCGGGAAACATCAGATTCTGTCGAGTTTGTGAATCAAACCAGCCAGAACGTGGATGTCGTAGCGGAATCCACGGTGCAGCTAAATCAGTCGATTCAGCAAATTGATTCCCGCGTCAAAGAGTCAACAGAAATTGTCCAGCAAGCGGTCAATGAAAGTGAGCATGCCAAAGAATTTATGTCCGGGTTGGTGGAAGCGACCAATGACATTGGTTCGGTAGCGAAAATGATTGCCGACATCGCCAAGCAGACAAACCTGCTGGCATTGAATGCCACGATTGAAGCAGCCCGTGCGGGTGAGGCGGGAGCCGGTTTTGCTGTGGTCGCGTCTGAGGTGAAAAATCTGGCGCAGGATACTGCGAAAGCCACGAATCAGATTACCGATCAGATTCGTATCATTCAAGATGTGGTGAATGACGCGGTTTCGAACATTTCCACTGTGAGCAATACGATTCGCAAAGTGGATGAAATCAGTGAATCGATTTCCTCATCGATTTCAGAACAAAGCGAGTCCATCGCGACCATTCACCAGAACGTGGAAGACGCAGCCGAGAAGACAGTGCAAACGAAGGAAAGTATCCAGCGGGTTGCTGTGACGGCCGATGAGACCAGTCACTCGACGCGCGATCTGTTAGCTGCAGCAAACGATATTTCCCAGCAGTCCGAAAGTTTGAACAGCGCGGTTAATCAGTTTCTGGCGACGATTCGTTCGAGTTAA
- a CDS encoding fumarylacetoacetate hydrolase family protein — MKLATLQTEQGTTVVSVVDQSNELTFFDLRSFDESLPRSLKGILSLEDGLERARKAAAQAEETNQQVTGTLLAPIPQPGKVLCIGLNYRDHAEETGMPFPDEPVCFSKFSSAVTGPEHPIRIPAIAKEVDYEAELVAVIGKTCRNVSQADAPQHIAGYMNGHDVSARDWQIGRPGGQWLLGKTADTFAPTGPYLVTADEINDANNLPIKLTLNGEVLQNSSTDKFIFTIEEVIQFVSQFMTLEPGDIIFTGTPPGVGMARKPPVYLKPGDQAVVEIQGLGVLQNPVEMWN, encoded by the coding sequence ATGAAGTTAGCTACTTTGCAAACAGAACAAGGCACCACAGTTGTCTCTGTTGTTGACCAGTCAAACGAACTGACATTTTTCGATCTGCGTTCCTTCGACGAGAGCCTGCCACGATCGCTCAAAGGCATTCTCAGTCTGGAAGATGGACTGGAACGTGCCAGAAAAGCCGCCGCGCAGGCAGAAGAAACGAATCAACAAGTGACAGGAACTCTGTTGGCACCAATTCCCCAACCAGGAAAAGTACTCTGCATAGGCTTAAACTATCGGGACCATGCAGAAGAGACAGGAATGCCTTTTCCCGATGAGCCCGTCTGTTTCAGCAAGTTCTCCAGCGCAGTCACCGGACCAGAGCATCCGATCCGCATCCCGGCTATCGCCAAAGAAGTTGATTATGAAGCAGAGTTGGTGGCTGTCATCGGTAAGACCTGCCGCAACGTCAGCCAGGCAGACGCTCCTCAACACATCGCAGGCTACATGAACGGCCACGATGTTTCGGCGCGCGACTGGCAAATAGGCCGACCGGGCGGACAGTGGCTGTTAGGAAAAACAGCGGACACGTTCGCTCCGACTGGCCCTTACCTGGTAACGGCAGATGAAATTAATGACGCCAACAACCTACCCATCAAATTGACTTTGAACGGAGAGGTATTGCAGAATTCCAGCACCGATAAATTCATCTTTACCATCGAAGAGGTAATCCAGTTCGTGTCTCAATTCATGACACTCGAACCAGGCGATATCATCTTTACCGGCACACCTCCTGGAGTTGGAATGGCTCGCAAACCACCTGTGTACCTTAAGCCTGGAGACCAAGCCGTAGTTGAAATACAGGGGCTGGGAGTATTACAAAATCCGGTCGAGATGTGGAATTGA